The DNA window GGGCGTTGTCCCAAGGTCCCGGCATCGATTCCGGTCTCAACCCATCCCGACCGTTCCCGCCCACGGGGGGCCAGTCCCCACCGAATCCCCCCCCTCAAGCCCCGAAGCGCCACCTCGCGATCAGTCGCAACGCCACCAATCCCCCGAGCACCGGCCCCCACCCAAAGGTCCCAAACCATCGCGACACCGCCAACATCCCCTGACTCTCCACCGAATCCGGACCGAGCCCATCGCGCAAAATCCAGCAGAACGGCCCGACAAGCAACACCCAGCACACGATCAGCCCGTCGATCCCCACCCCAATCACATGCCGCATCCCGCCCCCTCCTCCTCCTCACGCACAGGAGTTCCAACCATCGACCCTCTCAGGCAGGAACGGCGATCCCGAATCGACCCCGACTCCCCATCGCCAACAGCATCCGCGGCGGTCTCGAATCGCCGCATCAATAGAGGTGATTTTTATAGGAAGTCTCAATCGCTTCACTCAGCGATCCCACCGTCTGTCCCTCGATCCGGGTCTGATCGACGAGAATTTCGGCAAGCGTCGGCACTGATGACTTGCGGCCGGTCGCGCTCGGCTCCCACAGCTTCGACCGGATGAGGGCCTTGGCGCACTGAAAGAAGCACTCGTCGACCTCGATGACGACCCCAACCAGGGGTGTCTTGCCCTCGACCGCCAGCGGAGCGAGCACCTCCTCATCGCGGATCACACACGCCCGACCGTTGACGCGAAGGGTCTCGCCTACCCCAGGAATCAGGAACAAGAGGGCCGCGCGACCAGTCTCGATGATGTTCCGCAGGCTGTCGGCGCGGCGGTTCCCGCGCCGCTCGGGAATCAGCAGCGTCCGGGCGTCCCGGACCGCCGCCAGGCTTCCGGGCGCATCGCCTCGCGGAGAAACGTCGCACGACCCGTCCCGGCCGACGGTACCGATCAGAACGAACGGCGATTCGGCAATAAACCGGCTCATGTGGCCGTCGAGTTCCGACAGTTGCTTCTTGATCACCAGCTCGCTCGGCGAGCCGATCACCTCGGCAAGTTCCTCGGCGGAGGTCACACGGTTCTTGAATGCGGCGATTCCCATCGAATTGACTTCCCCGACGACGATCTTGGAAGGAAAGGGACGGTCCGAACCGAACTCCTCGCGGCGCCTCACACGCCGAGGATACGGACAGGCGGGTTCATCCGCCAGCTCCCCCGGGCCATCTCGGCGAAATCCAACGGACAGCTGCCGTCGGCGACCGATCGCTCACTCAGTGGCGCGACTCAGCGCCGAGGCAACGCAAGGGCCCCAGGCCCGACCTCCCAGAAGAGGCACGGTCCGCCGCCACCCCCGGCCGCGAGCAATCCTGCTACTGGACACTCCAGCCCCCCACGAGCCCGATCACCACCGGATAGATGATCACCCAGACGAGCGACGTCACCAGGGAAAACCCCAGCTCCAACACTCCCAACGCCATCACGATCCTCGATCCCCGACGGTCCCACGATCGCGCCGCCACGATGATCGCCAACGCAATCAGGACACGACCAAACCCACTCCCGAACCGCAGGAAGGGAATCACCGGCAACACGCCGCAAATCACCAGGCCGGCGCCGAGCAATCGGTACGCAAGCCGAGGCGATTCAATGTATGTTTTATTCACAAATCCAAGCATTCATCTGACTCTCGAAACCAAACGCCCCGGCCTCCCTTGGGAGAGGACACCCTCCTTTGCGGTCCAAAGGTCGCCGTCGAGCTTGCTCAGGCCGAGCTTCGCGCCTCCTCCTGCAAGGCTCGGACGATCCGACCGATCACCTCCCGCGTTCGAGGGCTGCCAAACGCCGGATCCTCCCCCTCCTGCCGGAGCAGTTCCTCCATTAACCCAACGAGCCCCTCAGACCCCGACACTCCCACCGCAATCTCCTCCACCTCGGGCAAGTCGTCCAGATACGGCACCAGCTCATGATCACCGCCGTTGTACACCCGATCCAGCAGCGATTCGGTCACGTCCTCACAGATCTCGGCAAGCGTCAACTGCGCATAATCGAGCGTACCGTCGGGCTTCAGCGGTGGATCGTTCCAGAGCCTGCTCATCACGTCCTCCCTTCGCCTCAACTTCCTTTGGGGACTGCGCGGCGGCCTTTCTCCCGAACTGAGCACCCCACCCCTTCGTGCCGATCATCGGCGTCACGCTCGGCACATGCAAGAGCGTGACGCGCGCCGATCCTTCCGAGTCTCCTCGGTCCCAAGGTGAGGCCCTGTTCCCCTCCCTTCCGTCATCCCCTTGGCCCCCTTCGAATCAACCCGCTCCAGCCCCCTCGAAAAAAACGTGCTTAAGACGGCCGATTCTCCCGATGATTTCAAGTGTCGGGCCGTCCTCCGCCGCATCCTTCTCCTTCCGTTCCCGACCCGAAACCGGACCCCGTTGACGAATCACCTTGGAATTTTGAGCAAACACTCCCATGAGCCACGCCACCGGACCCCGCAGCGACGACGGGAAAACCATCTCCTCCTCCAACGCCACCACCCACGGCCTCACCGCCAAACGCCCCCTCTGCGCCGAGGAGGCCGAACGCTTACAGGTCATTGTCGCCTCCTGGACCGCCAAGGCCATGCCCGAAACGGCTCCCGAGGAAGCCCTCATCGCCTCGGCCGCCATCGAATATGTGCGCTATTTGCGCTGCGTCGATGCCGAGGAAAGCCGCCTGAAGCCCGGCCTCCACCAGGCCCTCCGCGACTGGCGCGAGCGGAAACAACACGCCATCCGACGCCGCGCCCAGGATCTCAAACACGATCCCGAAACCGTCATCACCGAATTGCATGAAAGCGCCTTTGGCATCGACTGGATGCTCCGCCACTGGCGCACCTTGCACACTCTCCTCGTCTCCGGCCGAGGCTGGACCGGACGCGACCTGATCACCTCCCTGCACCTGCTCGGCCACCCTGCCACCTCCCCAACCGACCCGACCGGCGAACCCGCCCTCGTCTGGTCCCTCGCCGCCTCCGCCTTCCCGAAAGCCGTCCAACCCGCCACCGACTCGACCGGCGACCCCTCCGCCGTCGATCGCCTCCGATCCTTCGTCGACCATCAGATCGCCCGCCTCGAAACCCTCCGCCCGATCGTCTGGAACGACGTCGACCGCCCCGAGGCCGATGCCATCGAGGTCGCCGCGCTGGTCGACACCAGCAAGGACGGCCAGCTCCGCCACCGCTACCGCCGCGACGCCTTCCGCGACTTCCACAAATCCCTCAACGCCCTGACCCGGCTGCGCTCCGAACGCTCGAAAACCTTCGCCCGCGAGGCGAAGCTCATGGACGCCTCCCGCTCCCAGCACTCCGACCGCCCCGCCTACGTCCCTCCCTCGGCCGATCGGCCCGATCCTCCCCGCGTCGATTCCCGAAACGAACCCCCGCCCGGCCCCGAACCCTCTCCCGAGAATCGCCGCAACCCCCAAATCCCAAAAGAGATCCGCACCACGCCCTCCGACCCCTTCTCCCCTCCCGACCGGCGCACCGCACCGCGCACCGACGAGCGCACCGCGCCCGACCGCTCCGCCCCGAAACCCTCAACCGGGCCGATCGACCGCCCGATCGACGCCCCCGATCGCCCCTGACCACCGCCCTCCCCTGCCCGATCCTTCTCCCCGCCGCCCGACTTCGGAGCCGGTCCCGATCGCCGACCGCCCGGCCCGTTCTCTGGCCGATCGACCCCGGCGAGGCTACGATCGACCCGACCGGGCAGCGCGGCCCTCGGCCTGCGATCCCCCGAACTCAGCCAGGGCGCTCCAGAATCGAACACGAGGAACCCGTTGATGCATTGCCTGCTCCCGCCGAACCGCCTGGGTCCCGCGGCCGTCGTCCTCCTGGTCGTACTCGGCTTGGGAGTCCCCCCGTCTCGGGCGATCGCCCGGCAGGAACCGGCCGAGGGGGGCATCCCGACGGCCGAGTACGCCGTGCGTCGGCAGCTCCTGATCGACACCCTCGACGCCTCCGTGCCCGTCGTCGTTCAGGGGGCCGAGCCGCCGGTCGAGGACTACCTCCGCTTCCGCCAGCGGAACGACTTCCTCTACCTCACCGGCATCGACCAGCCGGGGGCCTTGCTCCTGATCGAGCCCCCCTCGACCGACGATCCCGACGCCGCCCCCCGCGCCGTCGTCTTCCTCCCGCCGTACAGCGCCTTCGCCGAGCGCTGGAGCGGCCCCCAGATCGTCCCCGGACCCGACACCGCCTCCCGATTCGGCCTCGACGACGCCCTGCCCCTCAGCGACTTCGACGCCCGGCTCACCGAAGCTCTCGGCCTCTTCCCCGACGTCGCCAACCCCGATCCCGATGCCGCCGATCCCCCCGCCCTGTTCACCCACCTGGCCCGAGGCCACAACGCCGACCACTCACCCGACGGCCGCTTCCAGACGAGACTGGAACAGCTCGCCCCGGGCATCCAGCTGCGCGACCTGTCCGACGCGATGGCCACCCTCCGGCTGATCAAGTCCGAGGCCGAGCTGGCCCTCTTGCAAACGGCGATCGACATGACCATCGAGGCCCACCGCGACGCCGCCCGGGTCATCCGCCCCGGGGCCTTCGAGTACCAGGCTCAGGGGGCGATCGAGTACGCCTTCACCCGCAACGGCGCCCAGCGCCCGGCGTTTGCCTCGATCGTCGGCTCAGGCCCGAACAGCGTCATCCTCCACTACCACGCCAACCGCCGGCAGATGCAAGGCGGCGACCTGGTCGTCATCGACATCGGGGCCGAGTTTCACGCCTACGCGGCCGACCTGACCCGCACCTACCCCGTCTCCGGCCGCTTCACCGACCGCCAGCGCGCCGTCTACCAGCTCGTCCTCGACGCCCAGCGCGCCGCCGAGGCCGCCTTCGAGCCGGGCAAGACCACCCTCGCCGATCTCCAGCGCGCCGCCGCCGACTGCATGCGACGCAGCCCGCTCCGCGACGCCGAAGGGAACACGCTCGACCGCCACTTCATCCACGGCATCGGCCACTGGCTCGGCATGGACGTCCACGACGTCGGCAGCACCCGCCAGCCGATTCCCGTCGGGGCCGTCTTCACGATCGAGCCGGGCATCTACATCCCCGACGAACAGCTCGGCGTCCGGATCGAGGACGACTACCTTGCCACCGCCGACGGCCTGGTGAAGCTCAGCGCCGCCTTGCCGTCGGAATCGGAGGAGATGGAAGCAATGATGATGGCCCCCGATCACCCGGTGCCGTGATGGCGGATCAGCTCCACCACCTCCTCGTCATCGGGCGGCCCGAGCGTGGGCAAGGCAGCCGACAGCACGGCCGCGATTCCTCCCTCGGGAGCGAAGATCGGCACGGCCACCGACCGCTCGGCC is part of the Tautonia rosea genome and encodes:
- a CDS encoding MSMEG_1061 family FMN-dependent PPOX-type flavoprotein, with protein sequence MGIAAFKNRVTSAEELAEVIGSPSELVIKKQLSELDGHMSRFIAESPFVLIGTVGRDGSCDVSPRGDAPGSLAAVRDARTLLIPERRGNRRADSLRNIIETGRAALLFLIPGVGETLRVNGRACVIRDEEVLAPLAVEGKTPLVGVVIEVDECFFQCAKALIRSKLWEPSATGRKSSVPTLAEILVDQTRIEGQTVGSLSEAIETSYKNHLY
- a CDS encoding aminopeptidase P family protein, which translates into the protein MHCLLPPNRLGPAAVVLLVVLGLGVPPSRAIARQEPAEGGIPTAEYAVRRQLLIDTLDASVPVVVQGAEPPVEDYLRFRQRNDFLYLTGIDQPGALLLIEPPSTDDPDAAPRAVVFLPPYSAFAERWSGPQIVPGPDTASRFGLDDALPLSDFDARLTEALGLFPDVANPDPDAADPPALFTHLARGHNADHSPDGRFQTRLEQLAPGIQLRDLSDAMATLRLIKSEAELALLQTAIDMTIEAHRDAARVIRPGAFEYQAQGAIEYAFTRNGAQRPAFASIVGSGPNSVILHYHANRRQMQGGDLVVIDIGAEFHAYAADLTRTYPVSGRFTDRQRAVYQLVLDAQRAAEAAFEPGKTTLADLQRAAADCMRRSPLRDAEGNTLDRHFIHGIGHWLGMDVHDVGSTRQPIPVGAVFTIEPGIYIPDEQLGVRIEDDYLATADGLVKLSAALPSESEEMEAMMMAPDHPVP